In one Rutidosis leptorrhynchoides isolate AG116_Rl617_1_P2 chromosome 8, CSIRO_AGI_Rlap_v1, whole genome shotgun sequence genomic region, the following are encoded:
- the LOC139861251 gene encoding oligopeptide transporter 1-like, giving the protein MQNSDRNTNQLVMAPENLTIEEVNDSPIEQVRLTVPITDDPTLPCLTFRTWFLGIISCSVLAFLNQFFGYRQNPLYISSVSAQIVVLPLGKLMAATLPTKPIRVLNTRWSFSLNPGPFNLKEHVLITIFANSGSNSVYAVSIITIVKAFYHRNLNPFAAMLLTQTTQMLGYGWAGLFRKFLVDSPYMWWPQNLVQVSLFRALHDEEKRPKRGLSRLQFFLIVLVSSFAYYIVPNYIFQSITAISFVCWIWKDSVTAQQLGSGLRGLGIGAIGLDWATVSAFLGSPLATPGFAIMNILAGYIIVVYILIPIAYWNNWFEAKRFPIYSSHVFDSNGGHYNVSRVLDASTFSFNEQGYNNYSKINLSIFFTFTYGLSFATLAATLSHVALFHGRTIWEQTRASFKDKFGDVHTRIMRRNYDPVPQWWFHSILILMIGLALLTCEGFGGQLQLPYWGVLLGIGLAMVFTLPIGVITATTNQQPGLNVITELIIGYMYPGKPLANVAFKTYGYISMSQAIMFLQDFKLGHYMKIPPKSMFIVQLVGTIVASSVYFATSWWLLTTVEYICDPTKLPEGSPWTCPGDDVFYNASIIWGVVGPQRMFGNLGLYSKMNYFFLLGLLAPVPVWFLSRKFPNRKWLRLINMPILISGPGGMPPTRAVNYNMWFAVGIFFNFVVYKKFKNWWARHNYILSAGLDAGVAFMAILCYFMLQIKDINGPNWWGMEIDDHCPLAGCPTAPGIKVNGCPTVY; this is encoded by the exons ATGCAAAACTCAGACAGAAATACAAATCAGCTGGTAATGGCACCTGAGAATCTAACTATTG AAGAGGTGAATGATTCTCCAATTGAACAAGTTCGACTAACCGTCCCAATAACGGATGATCCAACATTGCCTTGCTTAACATTCAGAACATGGTTTCTTGGAATCATTTCATGTAGTGTTCTTGCTTTCTTAAACCAGTTTTTCGGTTATCGCCAAAATCCACTCTACATTTCATCAGTTTCAGCTCAAATTGTTGTACTTCCACTCGGTAAGCTCATGGCAGCAACTTTACCCACAAAACCAATCCGCGTTCTGAACACGAGATGGTCCTTTTCACTCAACCCTGGACCCTTTAACTTAAAAGAGCATGTTCTCATCACCATATTTGCAAATTCGGGTTCCAATTCTGTTTATGCAGTCAGTATCATCACCATAGTCAAGGCTTTTTATCACCGTAATCTTAACCCGTTTGCAGCCATGTTGCTCACACAAACTACCCAG ATGCTTGGTTATGGATGGGCTGGTCTATTCCGAAAGTTTTTGGTTGATTCACCTTATATGTGGTGGCCTCAAAATCTGGTTCAAGTTTCCCTTTTCAG GGCATTGCATGATGAAGAGAAGAGGCCAAAAAGGGGCTTGTCAAGACTGCAGTTCTTCCTGATAGTCCTCGTATCAAGCTTCGCCTATTACATCGTTCCCAACTATATATTTCAATCCATAACAGCAATATCCTTTGTTTGCTGGATATGGAAGGATTCAGTCACAGCTCAACAACTTGGTTCGGGCCTGCGTGGGCTTGGAATTGGAGCAATTGGGCTTGATTGGGCCACTGTATCTGCTTTTCTTGGAAGCCCATTAGCCACCCCTGGATTTGCCATCATGAACATACTGGCTGGTTATATTATAGTTGTCTACATACTGATTCCTATTGCTTACTGGAATAACTGGTTTGAAGCCAAACGTTTCCCGATTTACTCTTCTCATGTGTTTGATTCTAATGGAGGACATTACAATGTTTCAAGAGTCTTAGATGCATCAACGTTTTCATTTAACGAACAAGGCTATAATAATTACAGCAAGATCAATCTTAGCATATTTTTCACATTCACATATGGTCTAAGTTTCGCAACATTAGCTGCCACTCTCTCTCACGTCGCACTCTTCCATGGCCGAACGATTTGGGAGCAAACAAGAGCGTCATTTAAAGACAAATTTGGGGATGTTCATACAAGGATAATGAGAAGAAACTACGACCCGGTCCCACAATGGTGGTTCCATTCTATACTGATATTGATGATAGGACTTGCTTTGTTAACTTGTGAAGGATTTGGCGGACAACTACAACTTCCTTACTGGGGTGTCCTTTTGGGTATCGGTTTGGCTATGGTCTTTACATTACCGATAGGCGTTATCACGGCTACAACAAACCAG CAACCAGGACTAAATGTTATTACAGAGCTGATTATTGGTTACATGTACCCTGGGAAGCCACTTGCTAATGTGGCCTTCAAAACATATGGTTACATAAGCATGTCACAAGCCATTATGTTCCTCCAAGATTTTAAGCTAGGCCATTATATGAAAATTCCACCAAAGTCCATGTTCATCGTGCAG TTGGTAGGCACGATAGTAGCTTCGTCTGTTTACTTTGCCACATCATGGTGGCTCCTTACGACGGTGGAATACATCTGCGACCCGACCAAGTTACCCGAAGGCAGCCCATGGACGTGCCCCGGAGACGATGTTTTTTACAACGCCTCGATCATATGGGGAGTGGTGGGCCCACAACGAATGTTCGGGAATCTAGGCCTATACTCCAAAATGAACTATTTCTTTCTTTTAGGACTTCTTGCACCAGTACCGGTTTGGTTTCTTTCACGCAAGTTCCCGAATAGAAAATGGTTAAGGCTTATAAACATGCCGATTCTTATATCGGGTCCCGGTGGGATGCCACCAACTAGAGCTGTAAACTACAATATGTGGTTTGCAGTGGGAATTTTTTTCAACTTTGTTGTGTATAAGAAGTTCAAGAATTGGTGGGCCAGGCATAACTATATTCTATCAGCGGGACTCGATGCGGGAGTTGCGTTTATGGCTATTTTGTGCTATTTTATGCTACAGATTAAGGATATCAACGGACCAAATTGGTGGGGTATGGAGATAGATGATCATTGTCCTCTTGCGGGCTGTCCAACCGCTCCTGGTATTAAGGTTAACGGATGTCCTACAGTTTATTGA
- the LOC139861252 gene encoding oligopeptide transporter 1-like, producing the protein MGELQQTDAQTLRSEAEEENDCPIEQVRLTVPATDDPTLPCLTFRTWLLGIISCGVLAFLNQFFGYRQNALTVSSVIAQIVVLPVGRLMAVSLPTKQIRFPGVKWSFSLNPGPFNMKEHVLITILANSGSSGVYAVGIITIVKAFYHTEIHPLAALLLTQSTQLLGFGWAGLFRKFLVDSPYMWWPATLVQVSLFRALHEEEKRQKGGITRLQFFMIVLITSFSYYVVPNYLFQSITALSFICWIWKDSFTAQQIGSGLKGYGIGAFGLDWATVASFLGSPLATPGFAMVNMLIGYVIIFYIVVPLSYWNNWYEARRFPMYAFKTYNADGTKYNVTKVLDPATFSFNQTGYDEYGKVNLSILFVLAYGLSFASLAATVSHVLLYHGRTIWEQTKASLNKNFGDVHTRLMKKNYEPVPQWWFHSLLILVTGLALLTCEGFGRQLQLPYWGILLAIALASIFTLPVGVIYATTNQGIGLNVITELIIGYMYPGRPLANVVFKTYGDNSMWQAIQFLSDFKLGHYMKIPPKSMFLVQLVGSIIASTIYFATSWWLLTTVEFICDPAKLPPGSPWTCPGDDVFYNASIIWGLVGPQRVFGNLGLYSKMNYFFLFGILAPVPFWYLSRKFPEWKWPRLVNVPILINCPGPPVKAVNYNMWFTVGMFFNFVVYKRFKSWWARHNYILSAGLDAGVAFMAILCYLVLQNRNINGPEWWGLEVDDHCPLANCPSVPGINITGCPIIR; encoded by the exons atgggtgaattaCAACAAACTGATGCCCAGACTCTGCGTTCAGAAGCAG AAGAGGAAAATGATTGTCCAATTGAGCAAGTTCGACTTACGGTCCCAGCAACTGATGATCCAACACTGCCTTGCTTGACTTTTAGAACATGGTTATTAGGGATTATTTCATGTGGTGTTCTTGCTTTTTTGAACCAGTTCTTTGGTTATCGTCAAAACGCACTAACAGTGTCGTCAGTTATAGCACAGATTGTTGTTCTTCCTGTTGGAAGATTGATGGCAGTTAGCCTACCGACGAAACAGATCAGATTTCCAGGGGTAAAATGGTCATTTTCATTGAATCCGGGTCCTTTTAACATGAAAGAACATGTGCTAATCACAATATTAGCAAATTCTGGCTCAAGTGGTGTTTATGCAGTAGGAATTATCACTATTGTTAAAGCTTTTTACCACACTGAAATTCACCCACTTGCAGCATTGCTATTAACCCAAAGTACTCAG CTTCTTGGATTTGGATGGGCTGGTCTTTTTCGAAAATTCTTGGTCGACTCTCCTTACATGTGGTGGCCCGCAACTCTAGTCCAAGTCTCCCTGTTCAG GGCTTTGCATGAGGAAGAGAAGAGGCAAAAGGGAGGCATAACAAGGCTGCAGTTCTTTATGATTGTGCTTATAACTAGCTTTTCATACTATGTGGTTCCTAATTATCTATTTCAATCCATCACTGCTCTCTCCTTCATATGTTGGATATGGAAAGACTCATTCACAGCTCAACAAATAGGTTCTGGTCTTAAAGGTTACGGTATTGGAGCGTTCGGGCTTGATTGGGCCACTGTTGCTTCTTTTCTTGGAAGCCCATTAGCCACCCCTGGATTTGCTATGGTGAATATGTTGATTGGTTATGTAATAATTTTTTATATAGTTGTTCCATTATCTTATTGGAACAATTGGTACGAAGCTAGACGATTCCCCATGTATGCTTTCAAGACATACAATGCTGATGGAACAAAGTACAACGTCACGAAAGTCTTAGACCCAGCTACTTTCTCATTCAATCAAACAGGATATGATGAATACGGAAAAGTCAACCTTAGTATCTTGTTTGTGCTTGCCTATGGTCTAAGTTTTGCGTCGTTGGCTGCTACCGTATCTCACGTCCTTCTCTATCATGGAAG GACAATTTGGGAACAAACAAAGGCATCACTCAACAAGAATTTCGGTGACGTGCATACCAGATTGATGAAGAAGAACTACGAACCGGTCCCACAATGGTGGTTTCATAGTCTTCTAATATTGGTGACTGGACTTGCTTTGCTTACATGTGAAGGATTTGGGAGGCAATTGCAGCTTCCTTATTGGGGTATTCTCTTAGCAATTGCTTTGGCTTCCATCTTCACCTTGCCCGTTGGTGTTATTTACGCCACCACAAATCAG GGAATAGGACTGAATGTTATTACAGAGCTAATCATAGGGTATATGTACCCAGGGAGACCCCTTGCTAATGTGGTGTTCAAAACTTATGGTGACAACAGCATGTGGCAAGCTATACAGTTTCTCAGTGATTTTAAGCTAGGCCATTATATGAAGATCCCACCCAAGTCCATGTTCCTTGTTcag TTGGTAGGATCAATCATCGCATCCACCATCTACTTTGCTACATCATGGTGGCTGCTCACAACTGTGGAATTCATCTGTGACCCGGCCAAGTTACCACCTGGCAGCCCATGGACGTGCCCAGGTGATGACGTGTTCTACAACGCATCAATCATATGGGGACTAGTCGGACCTCAACGCGTGTTTGGGAATCTCGGTTTATACTCCAAAATGAACTACTTTTTTCTGTTTGGTATTCTTGCACCTGTACCGTTTTGGTATCTTTCTCGAAAgtttccagagtggaaatggccgAGGCTCGTAAACGTACCGATCCTTATAAATTGTCCGGGACCACCAGTAAAGGCGGTAAACTATAACATGTGGTTTACTGTAGGGATGTTTTTCAACTTTGTTGTTTATAAGAGGTTTAAGAGTTGGTGGGCCAGGCATAATTATATATTATCAGCTGGGCTTGATGCTGGTGTTGCGTTCATGGCTATACTTTGCTATTTGGTGTTACAAAATCGGAACATTAATGGACCCGAATGGTGGGGTTTAGAGGTAGATGACCATTGTCCATTGGCGAACTGTCCTTCGGTCCCTGGTATCAACATTACAGGATGTCCTATTATCCGATAA